In one Shinella zoogloeoides genomic region, the following are encoded:
- the gatC gene encoding Asp-tRNA(Asn)/Glu-tRNA(Gln) amidotransferase subunit GatC, with protein MSVDLATVKRVARLARIAVSEEEASRMTGELNGILGFVEQLSEVNVEGVEPMTSVTPMAMKKREDVVNDGSKADDIVANAPASDRNFFQVPKVVE; from the coding sequence ATGTCCGTAGATCTAGCCACCGTGAAGCGCGTCGCGCGCCTTGCCCGCATCGCCGTCAGCGAGGAAGAGGCAAGCCGCATGACCGGCGAACTGAACGGCATCCTCGGTTTCGTCGAGCAGCTTTCGGAAGTGAATGTCGAGGGCGTCGAGCCGATGACCTCTGTGACGCCCATGGCGATGAAGAAACGCGAGGACGTCGTCAACGACGGCAGCAAGGCGGACGACATCGTCGCCAATGCCCCGGCGTCCGACCGCAATTTCTTCCAGGTTCCGAAGGTTGTGGAGTAA
- a CDS encoding GNAT family N-acetyltransferase, which yields MTVTIAVESPLQDEVRTLIAELNTVLLALSPPEACYHLTVEQMAEPTVTVWIARDGDTVVGCGALKRHSETVGEVKRMFTRPDWQGRGIGRRILGEILATAEREELETLVLETGDQHPAAWAIYEKAGFSRCGPVLDYPASPYSVFYQKQLLAA from the coding sequence TTGACCGTCACCATCGCCGTCGAAAGCCCGTTGCAGGATGAGGTTCGCACGCTGATCGCGGAGCTGAACACGGTTCTGCTCGCGCTCTCGCCGCCGGAGGCCTGCTATCACCTCACCGTCGAACAGATGGCCGAGCCGACCGTCACGGTCTGGATCGCCCGCGACGGCGACACGGTCGTCGGCTGCGGCGCGCTGAAACGCCATTCCGAGACGGTGGGCGAGGTGAAGCGCATGTTCACCCGGCCGGACTGGCAGGGGCGGGGCATCGGCCGGCGCATCCTCGGCGAAATCCTAGCGACGGCCGAACGGGAGGAACTGGAAACGCTCGTCCTCGAAACCGGCGACCAGCATCCGGCGGCATGGGCGATCTACGAGAAGGCGGGCTTTTCCCGCTGCGGCCCCGTGCTCGACTACCCGGCCTCACCCTATTCCGTATTTTACCAAAAGCAGCTTCTTGCTGCCTGA